In one window of bacterium DNA:
- a CDS encoding DUF1801 domain-containing protein, whose product MKPLEKNLAVVHDDPGNYYLNTRVPYNGKDLYFGGIAIRKNYVSYYLMGVYMYPDLLDGISDELSKRRQGKSCFNFKSTEAPLLKELGALTKKSFQRMKKEGNV is encoded by the coding sequence ATGAAGCCGCTGGAGAAAAACCTCGCCGTCGTACATGATGACCCCGGCAACTACTACCTCAACACCCGCGTGCCTTACAACGGGAAGGACCTGTACTTCGGCGGCATCGCCATCCGCAAGAACTACGTCAGCTATTACCTCATGGGCGTGTACATGTACCCCGACCTCCTCGACGGCATCTCCGACGAACTCTCAAAGCGCCGCCAGGGCAAAAGCTGCTTCAACTTCAAAAGCACCGAAGCCCCGCTGCTGAAAGAACTCGGCGCCCTGACAAAGAAGAGCTTCCAGCGTATGAAGAAAGAGGGGAATGTTTAG
- a CDS encoding T9SS type A sorting domain-containing protein, translating into MRRSTFVFSLLLLLATMGQAQQSLIIDHHCTDLDAVPRSYVEQACAQFRLSYGHTSHGSQIVSGMQLLRGLADEPFNFNNDGSGGALSLHDGRPSGDLGHNGDLAWASATRALLDASGCDRNMIMWSWCGGCSDNTVDGINAYLTAMDALEKDYPDVTFVYMTGHLDGTGVDGTLHQRNEQIREYCRTHGKILFDFADIESYDPDGNYFLDKAANDNCDYRDEHGSSRNWAQEWCERNPGACESCGCAHSQCLNCQQKGKAFWYMMARLAGWDGVTGVDAASRPLVPMLHQNFPNPFSVETTVGFTLRAAAPVQLTVCDAAGRQVAVLLEDAWRDAGRHTLRFNAAHLPQGVYFLSLRSGKHRLQKPLLLLR; encoded by the coding sequence ATGCGTCGAAGCACCTTTGTTTTTTCCCTTCTCCTCCTGCTCGCCACCATGGGGCAGGCACAGCAGTCCCTCATCATCGATCATCATTGCACGGACCTCGACGCCGTGCCCCGCAGCTACGTCGAGCAGGCCTGCGCGCAATTCCGGCTGTCGTATGGACACACATCACACGGCAGTCAGATCGTGAGCGGCATGCAGCTGCTGCGCGGGCTGGCGGATGAACCGTTCAATTTCAACAATGACGGCAGCGGCGGGGCATTGTCCCTTCATGACGGCAGACCCTCCGGTGACCTCGGTCACAACGGCGACCTGGCCTGGGCATCGGCCACACGGGCACTGCTCGATGCCTCCGGCTGCGACCGCAACATGATCATGTGGTCGTGGTGCGGCGGCTGCTCGGACAACACGGTCGATGGAATCAACGCTTACCTGACGGCGATGGATGCACTGGAAAAGGATTATCCGGATGTGACCTTTGTGTACATGACGGGACATCTCGACGGTACGGGGGTGGACGGCACACTCCATCAGCGCAATGAGCAGATTCGCGAGTACTGCCGCACACATGGCAAAATCCTTTTCGACTTCGCCGATATCGAGAGCTACGATCCCGATGGAAATTACTTCCTCGACAAGGCGGCCAATGACAATTGCGATTACAGGGACGAACACGGCAGCAGTCGTAACTGGGCGCAGGAATGGTGCGAACGCAATCCCGGTGCCTGCGAAAGCTGCGGCTGTGCGCATTCGCAATGCCTGAACTGCCAGCAGAAAGGAAAGGCGTTCTGGTACATGATGGCCCGCCTCGCGGGATGGGACGGCGTGACCGGCGTCGACGCTGCCTCGCGTCCCCTCGTCCCCATGCTGCATCAAAATTTCCCCAATCCCTTCTCCGTCGAAACCACCGTCGGCTTCACCCTCCGCGCGGCCGCTCCCGTGCAGCTCACTGTCTGCGATGCCGCGGGACGACAGGTGGCCGTGCTGCTCGAGGATGCCTGGCGGGATGCCGGACGCCATACGCTGCGCTTCAATGCGGCCCATCTGCCACAGGGCGTGTACTTCCTCTCCCTTCGCAGCGGAAAACACCGCCTCCAGAAACCGCTGCTGCTTCTGAGATAA
- a CDS encoding carbohydrate binding family 9 domain-containing protein, with amino-acid sequence MRSAFLLCFVFLFGTMGATAQQKSLELRRTAQPIVLDGRIDAAWAKADSVADFVQQSPFYNAAPSHRTVAKALTSESALYCLIIAYAPREEISAYTGYLDNAGGDFVSIMLDTFGDKKSAYKLAVYAGGARSDARLLDDGRNRDYSWDGVWFAETRVEDWGYVVEMEIPYRSIQYDENLESWGLDFDRWIVEGAEDIYWNTYAEAEGQRISKFGRLEFTEYNPTVQGLNLEIYPVAIAETKYVRDGVYDVSPNAGVDLFYNPSPRLTLQVTGNPDFAQIEADPFDFNISRYESYFEERRPFFTEGKEIFMASGKQQNMGFYTPLELFYSRRIGRKLPDGQEVPLHFGAKAFGRAGTWEYGGFSAVTGEVAYDDDGEQRTEQAARFASGRLKRQLFHNSDIGVLFVGKWTNTGSNGVIDIDGAVRGSGWQLAYQFARSFRDGDGDFAASLGFTNPSENWLSAVRGRTIGNDFNIDEVGYVPWQGTAEIIGFTGPRWYFPEGTISQILMYGGAGASYEHVDLYTDVLGLLGYNMQFRSNCGGEINLTFGRSKEKEQEFDSYEASLSTWFHTNPVWEANIWGGYSRTYNFDRDWLAYYSWVGAWAGLHASNILYFELDAGQWIEGNPDGGIEDITWNARPSATITPINDLSFRLYVDNVFVRSSNRMEQIIVGFLVSWNFLPKSWMYFAINDVRDRSERRDGSGLLLPTRMHIVDQAAVLKVKYLYYF; translated from the coding sequence ATGCGTTCTGCCTTCCTTCTTTGCTTTGTGTTCCTGTTCGGGACGATGGGTGCCACAGCGCAGCAGAAGTCGCTGGAGCTGCGGCGGACGGCACAGCCGATCGTGCTTGATGGACGCATTGATGCCGCATGGGCGAAAGCGGATTCGGTGGCGGATTTCGTGCAGCAGAGTCCTTTCTACAATGCTGCTCCCTCGCATCGCACGGTGGCAAAAGCGCTGACGTCCGAATCGGCACTGTATTGCCTGATCATCGCGTACGCGCCGCGCGAAGAGATTTCGGCGTATACCGGCTATCTCGACAATGCGGGTGGGGATTTCGTTTCCATCATGCTCGATACGTTCGGGGACAAGAAAAGCGCCTACAAGCTGGCGGTGTATGCCGGGGGTGCGCGCAGCGATGCGCGGCTGCTGGATGATGGACGCAATCGCGACTACAGCTGGGATGGCGTGTGGTTCGCGGAAACGCGGGTCGAGGATTGGGGGTATGTCGTGGAAATGGAAATCCCGTACCGCTCGATTCAATATGATGAGAACCTGGAGTCGTGGGGACTCGATTTCGACCGCTGGATCGTCGAAGGAGCAGAGGACATTTACTGGAATACCTATGCGGAAGCCGAGGGACAGCGCATTTCGAAATTCGGGCGGCTGGAATTCACCGAGTACAATCCCACGGTGCAGGGACTCAACCTGGAAATCTATCCCGTCGCCATCGCGGAGACGAAATATGTGCGCGACGGCGTGTATGACGTTTCCCCGAATGCGGGGGTGGACCTCTTCTACAATCCATCCCCACGGCTGACGCTGCAGGTGACCGGCAATCCGGACTTCGCCCAGATCGAGGCCGATCCGTTCGATTTCAATATCAGTCGCTATGAGTCGTACTTCGAAGAACGCCGCCCCTTCTTCACCGAAGGGAAGGAAATCTTCATGGCCTCCGGCAAGCAGCAGAACATGGGCTTCTATACGCCGCTCGAGCTGTTCTATTCGCGGCGTATCGGACGCAAGCTTCCGGATGGACAGGAGGTCCCGCTCCACTTCGGCGCCAAGGCATTCGGCCGCGCGGGCACCTGGGAGTATGGCGGCTTCTCGGCCGTGACCGGGGAGGTGGCGTATGATGACGATGGCGAGCAGCGCACTGAACAGGCGGCGCGTTTCGCTTCGGGACGACTCAAACGGCAGCTGTTTCACAATTCCGATATCGGCGTGCTCTTCGTTGGTAAATGGACAAACACCGGCAGCAACGGGGTGATCGATATCGACGGCGCGGTGCGCGGCAGCGGCTGGCAGCTGGCATACCAGTTTGCCCGCTCCTTCCGTGACGGGGATGGCGATTTCGCGGCGTCGCTCGGATTTACGAATCCATCCGAGAACTGGCTCAGCGCCGTGCGGGGACGCACCATCGGCAACGATTTCAATATCGACGAGGTCGGCTACGTCCCCTGGCAGGGCACCGCCGAGATCATCGGTTTCACTGGTCCCCGCTGGTATTTCCCCGAGGGCACCATCAGCCAGATACTCATGTACGGCGGTGCGGGCGCGAGCTACGAGCACGTCGATCTCTACACAGACGTACTCGGACTCCTCGGCTACAACATGCAGTTCCGCAGCAACTGCGGCGGGGAAATCAATCTCACGTTCGGGCGCTCCAAAGAGAAAGAGCAGGAATTCGATTCCTACGAAGCATCGCTGTCCACCTGGTTCCACACCAACCCCGTCTGGGAAGCCAACATCTGGGGCGGATACTCGCGCACCTACAATTTCGACCGCGACTGGCTGGCGTATTACAGCTGGGTGGGAGCGTGGGCCGGACTCCATGCTTCCAACATCCTGTATTTCGAGCTGGATGCGGGTCAGTGGATAGAAGGCAATCCCGACGGCGGGATAGAAGATATCACCTGGAATGCGCGTCCCTCAGCCACCATCACCCCCATCAACGACCTGAGCTTCCGCCTCTACGTCGACAACGTCTTCGTGCGCTCCAGCAATCGCATGGAGCAGATCATCGTCGGCTTCCTCGTCTCCTGGAATTTCCTCCCGAAAAGCTGGATGTATTTCGCCATCAACGACGTACGCGACCGCAGCGAACGCCGCGACGGCAGCGGACTCCTCCTCCCCACACGCATGCACATCGTCGACCAGGCCGCCGTGCTGAAGGTGAAGTACCTGTATTACTTCTGA
- a CDS encoding T9SS type A sorting domain-containing protein, producing the protein MLSRIMLVFAVIAVTASTAVGQEVCFPPLMASKEARNTKVLQNEIKEIARIRGTNHPALGWNSVELGDLNQDGYDDYAISSYMDTTFVYLGGDPLPQEPIGFVLGGTPGLRAGDVNGDGRVDIVTSRERGQKNDPDPEKKGRIRIYLNTGLYPFYASEPDMMIEGDGEDGNIQYLGQGDHSDPFMGIALVDMNGDDVLDLLATAYMGSVGGIRYCLYMGGYPYSSEPDYILSPPIRSSNTLVSNYYYTGDINGDGCDDLLVRSAWKITDTTGTAAWDLILGSRDMDFTKTGFTLRRDSGWYFDDLYACVADVNDDGYADIIHGDENGQYQGNIRFWHGRADLSGTIEPDDSLLNPNPQVLYYCRSANPVGDMNGDGTRDLMLAWVTDIFPHASSFYFYANRNDGIGRSAFGSVGIDPEVSFIDVTRIFPLGDVNGDGFDDVVLLGRPTRRGEVGLSNGIRVYGGNSKLVSAQQIPTLPQSSSLTTYPNPSSGPISLSWSKAVNPTAHLRILDQLGRTVHTQDIPAGATTTTWNASNAPPGVYFMQILHNDGFEVGKVLVR; encoded by the coding sequence ATGCTTTCACGAATAATGCTAGTCTTCGCAGTCATTGCTGTCACAGCATCCACTGCAGTGGGGCAGGAGGTGTGCTTTCCCCCTTTGATGGCATCGAAGGAGGCTCGGAATACGAAGGTGCTGCAAAACGAGATCAAGGAAATCGCACGTATTCGAGGGACGAATCATCCAGCGCTAGGCTGGAACTCAGTGGAACTTGGTGATTTGAATCAGGACGGATATGACGACTACGCTATTAGCTCGTATATGGATACGACGTTCGTGTACCTCGGTGGGGATCCATTACCGCAAGAGCCAATCGGGTTCGTTCTCGGAGGAACGCCAGGACTCCGTGCTGGTGATGTGAATGGCGATGGAAGGGTGGATATAGTCACATCCCGGGAGCGGGGACAAAAAAATGATCCGGATCCGGAAAAAAAGGGGAGAATTAGAATCTACCTGAATACGGGATTGTATCCGTTTTATGCCAGTGAGCCGGATATGATGATTGAGGGTGATGGTGAGGATGGGAATATCCAATACCTGGGACAAGGCGATCACTCCGATCCATTTATGGGCATAGCGCTGGTCGATATGAATGGTGATGACGTTCTGGACCTTTTGGCCACAGCCTATATGGGTAGCGTAGGTGGCATACGATATTGCCTGTACATGGGGGGGTACCCATACTCCAGCGAACCCGACTATATTTTATCACCTCCCATTCGTAGTTCGAACACACTTGTATCCAACTATTATTACACGGGGGATATAAATGGAGATGGTTGTGATGACCTGCTCGTTCGTTCTGCTTGGAAAATTACTGATACAACAGGAACGGCGGCATGGGATCTGATTCTAGGAAGCAGAGATATGGATTTCACAAAAACGGGCTTCACCCTCCGGAGAGATTCCGGATGGTACTTTGATGATCTTTATGCTTGCGTAGCTGACGTAAATGACGATGGATATGCAGATATTATTCATGGAGATGAGAACGGGCAATATCAAGGGAACATCAGATTCTGGCATGGACGGGCGGATCTCTCAGGCACTATCGAACCTGATGATTCACTTTTAAATCCCAATCCTCAAGTGTTGTATTACTGCAGATCCGCTAACCCTGTGGGAGACATGAATGGAGATGGGACACGGGATTTAATGCTGGCTTGGGTGACGGATATATTCCCTCATGCCTCGTCATTCTATTTCTATGCCAACCGGAATGATGGAATCGGGAGGTCGGCGTTTGGTTCCGTAGGTATTGACCCAGAGGTGTCATTTATCGATGTAACGCGGATATTCCCACTTGGAGATGTAAATGGCGATGGCTTCGATGACGTTGTTCTCCTCGGTCGTCCCACAAGAAGAGGTGAAGTAGGGCTGTCAAATGGAATCAGAGTGTATGGAGGAAACAGCAAGCTCGTATCAGCTCAGCAAATTCCTACCCTCCCGCAGAGCAGCAGCCTGACTACGTATCCCAATCCTTCCTCAGGACCGATCTCCCTCAGCTGGAGTAAAGCGGTGAACCCGACAGCCCACCTCCGCATCCTCGACCAACTCGGCCGCACAGTCCACACGCAGGATATCCCCGCAGGCGCAACCACCACAACCTGGAACGCCTCAAACGCCCCTCCCGGCGTGTACTTTATGCAGATTCTGCATAATGACGGGTTCGAAGTGGGGAAGGTGTTGGTGAGGTGA
- a CDS encoding DUF3108 domain-containing protein, which translates to MKRNHTDRNCSVACALFLALALLLTVAAQAQQINKHYNPAPFAKQEVLRYSVHYSFIRLGSIELRQRAVTKEGRSCGEVRLIARTASGVPFINLDMKETALLLREDPRCMDFRVEKSDDIERTRHYRYDEKSGTFSVEEKEKGKAIEKKSRQESRRCFDAMGFLMYLRGLAGSGVRETVPTLMDFEIVDTRMACHREQEEMDVDAFDDDVMTYRTSLSAGWEDESVGGMQGDIEVWCLASGSAIPVYAEIDLALGSIDIELEKYSRKDMPAAVSEAKRQGGAGSSGSAGSRGGVDSKGGAR; encoded by the coding sequence ATGAAACGCAATCACACAGACAGAAACTGCAGCGTCGCCTGCGCACTTTTCCTCGCACTGGCACTTCTGCTCACCGTGGCAGCGCAGGCGCAGCAGATTAACAAGCACTACAACCCGGCACCGTTCGCGAAGCAGGAAGTGCTCCGCTACTCGGTGCATTACTCGTTCATTCGCCTCGGCAGCATCGAGCTGCGGCAGCGCGCGGTGACGAAAGAGGGACGTTCCTGCGGGGAAGTCCGCCTCATCGCCCGCACCGCCTCCGGCGTGCCTTTCATCAACCTGGACATGAAGGAAACGGCCCTGCTGCTGAGAGAGGATCCGCGCTGCATGGATTTCCGCGTCGAGAAAAGCGACGACATCGAACGCACGCGACATTACCGCTACGACGAGAAGTCGGGCACATTCTCCGTGGAAGAGAAAGAGAAGGGAAAAGCCATCGAGAAGAAAAGCCGACAGGAGTCGCGCCGCTGCTTCGACGCGATGGGATTTCTCATGTATCTGCGGGGACTCGCGGGCAGCGGGGTACGGGAAACCGTGCCTACGCTGATGGATTTTGAAATCGTCGACACGCGTATGGCATGTCACCGCGAGCAGGAGGAAATGGACGTCGATGCATTTGACGACGATGTGATGACGTATCGCACGTCACTCAGCGCGGGATGGGAAGATGAGTCCGTCGGCGGCATGCAGGGCGACATCGAAGTCTGGTGTCTCGCCAGTGGCTCGGCAATTCCCGTGTATGCGGAAATCGACCTGGCACTCGGCTCCATCGACATTGAACTCGAAAAGTATTCACGAAAGGATATGCCGGCAGCTGTGAGCGAAGCGAAACGCCAGGGCGGCGCAGGAAGCAGTGGTAGCGCGGGAAGCAGAGGCGGCGTGGATAGCAAAGGAGGTGCGCGATGA
- a CDS encoding SDR family oxidoreductase: protein MASIEKQTVMITGASSGIGRSCAHAFAAEGARLLLCARREQRLEQLAEELRAQHAVEVHTFALDVRDHDAVTAAIAGLPKEWNEIDILVNNAGLARGLDKLHEGDVQDWNEMIDTNVKGLLYVSRQVLPGMVERGRGHVINIGSIAGLDPYPKGAVYNATKFAVDAITRALRMDLVDTPLRVSSVDPGLVETEFSVVRFHGDKERADSVYEHIDACTPDDIADAVVFCATRPPHVSVNQVVIMPTAQASSIVKHMGPFN, encoded by the coding sequence ATGGCATCGATAGAAAAGCAGACCGTGATGATCACCGGCGCCAGTTCGGGCATCGGCCGTTCCTGTGCACACGCCTTCGCGGCCGAGGGCGCGCGCCTTCTGCTCTGCGCCCGGCGCGAGCAGCGTCTCGAACAGCTGGCTGAAGAGCTGCGTGCGCAGCATGCGGTGGAGGTGCATACCTTCGCGCTGGACGTACGCGATCACGATGCCGTGACGGCTGCCATTGCCGGACTCCCGAAGGAATGGAATGAGATCGACATCCTGGTGAACAATGCGGGACTCGCGCGCGGGCTCGACAAGCTGCATGAGGGAGATGTGCAGGACTGGAATGAAATGATCGATACCAATGTGAAGGGACTGCTGTACGTCAGCCGGCAGGTGCTGCCCGGTATGGTCGAGCGCGGACGGGGACATGTCATCAACATCGGTTCCATTGCCGGACTCGATCCCTATCCGAAGGGTGCCGTATACAACGCCACGAAATTTGCCGTCGACGCCATCACGCGCGCATTGCGCATGGACCTGGTCGACACCCCGCTGCGTGTTTCCTCCGTCGACCCCGGCCTGGTCGAAACCGAATTCAGCGTCGTCCGTTTCCACGGCGACAAGGAACGCGCCGATTCCGTATACGAGCACATCGACGCCTGCACGCCCGACGACATCGCCGACGCCGTGGTATTCTGTGCCACGCGTCCACCGCATGTCAGCGTCAACCAGGTGGTCATCATGCCCACGGCCCAGGCGTCATCGATTGTCAAGCATATGGGTCCCTTCAACTAG
- a CDS encoding DUF2202 domain-containing protein: protein MQEEIASMAVSEISDEVKDGLILMREEEKLARDVYLHFYDMYKLNIFSNIARSEARHMSAVKTLLDRYGIEDPITSDERGIFQDSHLADLYTQLTTQGDASLLDALLVGATIEDLDIKDLMDLSAETQAEDILLVYGNLTRGSRNHMRAFYGQITANGGSYAAQFISADLLQDIISSPRERGRR, encoded by the coding sequence ATGCAGGAGGAAATCGCATCGATGGCCGTCTCTGAAATTTCGGATGAAGTGAAGGACGGACTCATCCTCATGCGCGAGGAGGAAAAACTCGCCCGTGACGTTTACCTGCATTTCTACGACATGTATAAACTGAACATCTTCAGCAACATCGCCCGCAGCGAAGCCCGTCATATGTCCGCCGTCAAAACCCTGCTCGACCGCTACGGCATCGAGGATCCCATCACGAGCGACGAGCGAGGCATATTTCAGGACAGCCATCTCGCCGATCTCTACACGCAGCTCACCACGCAGGGCGATGCCAGCCTGCTCGACGCACTGCTCGTCGGCGCGACCATCGAAGATCTGGATATCAAGGATTTGATGGATCTGAGCGCGGAGACACAGGCAGAGGATATCCTCCTGGTCTACGGAAATCTCACCCGCGGCAGCCGAAACCACATGCGCGCATTCTACGGACAGATCACGGCCAACGGCGGCAGCTACGCGGCGCAGTTCATCTCGGCTGACCTCCTGCAGGATATCATCAGCTCACCGCGCGAGCGCGGACGCCGCTGA
- the lpxD gene encoding UDP-3-O-(3-hydroxymyristoyl)glucosamine N-acyltransferase codes for MARTLQDIASLLGADPEGDPQLELHSLAPIEVAGAGHLTFLANKKYEKYLTTTKASAVIVGRNTAVARDDLAVLRMDDPYFGFVTALRLFFPTRRYAAEGVHESAVVHPSAEIGEDVTISAHACIGADVRIGSRTVIAEGVVIRDRCEIGEDSLIYPNVTLLDRCTVGNRVTIHAGTTIGSDGFGFAPHEGRYEKIPQVGFVQIEDDVEIGANCAIDRGTLGPTIIRRGAKLDNLIQIAHNVEVGENSVVAAQAGISGSTILGSNVIIAGQVGLVGHIEIGDRVTVGAQAGVSKDLAGEGKMFRGSPAREIHEELRLEAAMRHLPDLIRTVRKQEARIAELEAALQQEESGH; via the coding sequence GTGGCACGCACACTGCAGGACATTGCAAGCTTACTCGGCGCGGATCCCGAAGGGGATCCGCAGCTTGAGCTGCACAGCCTCGCTCCCATCGAGGTTGCGGGTGCGGGACACCTGACCTTCCTCGCCAACAAGAAATACGAAAAATACCTGACGACCACGAAGGCATCCGCCGTCATCGTCGGCCGCAACACCGCGGTCGCGCGTGACGATCTTGCCGTACTGCGCATGGACGATCCCTACTTCGGTTTCGTTACCGCGCTGCGTCTGTTTTTCCCCACCCGCCGCTATGCGGCGGAAGGCGTGCATGAAAGCGCGGTCGTACATCCCTCCGCCGAAATCGGTGAGGATGTCACCATCAGCGCACATGCCTGCATCGGCGCGGATGTGCGCATCGGCAGCAGAACCGTCATCGCGGAAGGCGTGGTCATTCGCGACCGCTGCGAGATCGGGGAAGACAGTCTCATCTATCCGAACGTCACCCTGCTCGACCGCTGCACGGTGGGCAATCGCGTGACCATACACGCAGGCACCACCATCGGCAGTGACGGTTTCGGTTTTGCTCCCCACGAGGGACGCTACGAGAAAATTCCGCAGGTCGGCTTCGTGCAGATAGAAGACGACGTCGAAATCGGCGCCAACTGCGCCATCGATCGTGGCACACTGGGTCCGACCATCATCCGCCGCGGCGCCAAGCTTGACAACCTCATCCAGATCGCACACAACGTGGAAGTGGGTGAGAATTCCGTCGTCGCCGCACAGGCCGGGATATCCGGCAGCACCATACTCGGCAGCAATGTGATTATTGCCGGACAGGTGGGACTCGTCGGTCACATCGAAATCGGCGACCGGGTGACCGTGGGCGCGCAGGCCGGGGTGTCGAAAGACCTGGCAGGCGAGGGAAAGATGTTCCGCGGTTCGCCCGCGCGTGAAATTCATGAAGAACTGCGGCTGGAAGCGGCGATGCGGCATCTGCCGGATCTCATCCGCACCGTGCGCAAGCAGGAAGCGCGCATCGCTGAACTCGAAGCCGCCCTGCAGCAGGAAGAATCCGGTCACTGA
- a CDS encoding RNA-binding protein: MNIYVGNLSYDVTNSMLKETFGSFGEVAEANVISDRATGRSKGFGFVEMPNSDEAQAAMSALNGSELMGRTMKVNEAKPRNDRW; the protein is encoded by the coding sequence ATGAATATCTACGTCGGAAACCTTTCCTACGATGTCACCAACAGCATGCTGAAAGAAACCTTCGGTTCTTTCGGTGAAGTCGCCGAAGCCAACGTGATCAGTGATCGCGCAACCGGCCGCTCCAAGGGATTCGGTTTCGTCGAGATGCCGAACTCGGATGAGGCACAGGCAGCGATGAGCGCACTCAACGGCAGCGAGCTGATGGGACGCACAATGAAAGTCAACGAAGCAAAGCCGCGCAACGATCGCTGGTAA
- a CDS encoding TetR/AcrR family transcriptional regulator, with translation MRRKSGEKDKRIARAAIKVFAKDGFHGAKISRIAREAGVATGSVYLYFKNKDAILHHLFAQLWQELHAAFDELAHRSDLTARGKVEQIIDSMFDQFGQDASLALLFVNEQHQLLRQDSGEFMQYYVDFLQLGERVVREGMRQGEFRSDLDPRVFTNLVFGASRQLLHQWARAPRQFPISRVRDEIKTVFLRGILP, from the coding sequence ATGCGACGGAAATCCGGTGAGAAGGACAAGCGGATAGCGCGGGCGGCGATCAAGGTGTTCGCGAAGGATGGTTTTCATGGGGCCAAGATTTCGCGCATTGCGCGCGAGGCGGGGGTGGCCACGGGGAGCGTCTACCTCTACTTCAAGAACAAGGATGCGATTCTGCATCACCTCTTCGCGCAGCTGTGGCAGGAATTGCATGCGGCGTTCGATGAACTGGCGCACCGGTCGGATCTGACGGCGCGCGGGAAGGTGGAGCAGATTATCGACAGCATGTTCGATCAGTTCGGACAGGATGCGTCGCTGGCGCTGCTCTTTGTCAACGAGCAGCATCAGCTGCTGCGGCAGGATTCCGGGGAATTCATGCAGTATTACGTGGATTTTCTGCAGCTCGGCGAACGTGTGGTGCGGGAAGGGATGCGGCAGGGGGAGTTTCGCTCGGATCTCGATCCGCGCGTGTTTACCAACCTGGTGTTCGGCGCGTCACGGCAGCTGCTGCATCAGTGGGCGCGGGCGCCGCGGCAGTTCCCGATTTCACGGGTACGGGATGAAATAAAAACGGTGTTCCTGCGAGGCATACTGCCCTGA
- a CDS encoding MerR family transcriptional regulator, which translates to MQEGRYAIRMAAKLAGLTPYVIRAWEKRYGVVQPSRSDSNRRLYSDEEVEHLRLLRRLTEEDYPIGSIAGMTVEELRALLEAEEHKSHSGAWEGERTASTLRDKLIDCARRLDGVGMERLLVEGSVLLSHRALLEDVVVPLVQEIGRGWQEGSLRIVHEHVASAAVRNLLTNMLFDAQLPEDAPVLVVSTPQGQQHELGALIAANFAAMSGWDVTWLGPDLPATEIAASVREIHAEAVLLSIVYPPDDVHVQQELVQLAELLPAGVEIIVGGRAAAGYGDTILRLGGTLLESFGDLWTTLDRLRENRKNCFP; encoded by the coding sequence ATGCAGGAAGGACGATATGCCATACGGATGGCCGCGAAACTGGCGGGACTGACGCCTTACGTCATCCGGGCCTGGGAGAAGCGATATGGCGTGGTGCAGCCGTCGCGGTCAGACAGCAATCGCAGGTTGTACAGTGACGAAGAAGTCGAACATCTGCGTCTGCTTCGCCGGTTGACCGAAGAGGATTATCCCATTGGTTCGATAGCCGGGATGACGGTCGAGGAATTGCGGGCGTTGCTGGAAGCAGAAGAACACAAATCGCATTCCGGAGCATGGGAAGGGGAAAGAACAGCGTCCACACTGAGGGATAAACTGATCGACTGCGCACGACGCCTCGACGGAGTGGGAATGGAGCGTCTGCTTGTCGAAGGTTCCGTACTGCTTTCCCATCGTGCACTGCTCGAGGATGTCGTTGTTCCCCTGGTCCAGGAAATCGGGCGCGGGTGGCAGGAGGGTTCGTTGCGTATCGTGCATGAACACGTGGCCTCGGCCGCAGTGCGCAACCTGCTGACGAACATGCTTTTCGATGCGCAGCTGCCCGAGGATGCCCCGGTGCTGGTGGTGTCCACTCCCCAGGGACAGCAGCATGAACTCGGCGCGCTGATCGCGGCGAACTTTGCAGCCATGAGCGGCTGGGATGTAACCTGGCTCGGACCCGATCTCCCGGCCACGGAAATTGCCGCATCCGTGCGCGAGATCCACGCCGAAGCCGTGCTGCTGAGCATCGTGTATCCCCCCGACGACGTGCACGTGCAGCAAGAGCTGGTGCAGCTTGCGGAATTGCTGCCGGCGGGAGTGGAGATCATTGTCGGGGGACGCGCGGCCGCCGGTTATGGCGACACCATTCTGCGCCTGGGCGGGACACTGCTCGAATCCTTCGGCGACCTGTGGACGACACTCGACCGATTGCGCGAAAACCGCAAAAACTGCTTTCCCTGA